From one Culex quinquefasciatus strain JHB chromosome 3, VPISU_Cqui_1.0_pri_paternal, whole genome shotgun sequence genomic stretch:
- the LOC119769310 gene encoding uncharacterized protein LOC119769310 → MDPTTWHSGHVTLADKKHALCALQETIRFCRTPEALTHSTSRLVACFSSDPQVIQQCCDLLAKLMTKDGFTVGLASEALGRFLQYLPLFFMCEGNGGAKERMVVGLAKLIQSLPNRSDHMVSKDMKKMIATSYSWLRNRTSSYTDVLDLSRFADCLLETYLGVNPMPKQYWIELQLELIYGTIFDRLLPDSRPVIVEFFLTVLYGFLRRELDLDVKLAILRVLLQRGEGLHGTLTTFYRKTAGSGDLQFSRFKVIVTEILTHLVWRYEQGSSNEQFLDLKSKLDKIVQDVDWSELIAGKYRICQLPVAKLTKANLWIIMLVQYFEAELAEDRMGTEETFDYVTNLGTLVSVCFLKQFQLPAFLIKFVLEAVAKCHNHTLYKNNELVYNNQLRQLVPSTNFKAVLDSSRPAFPDFAGSTNRPSSRTRRNSNVTNASKRSRNGSSRNIC, encoded by the exons ATGGACCCCACCACGTGGCACTCCGGCCACGTGACTCTAGCCGACAAGAAGCACGCGCTTTGCGCGCTACAGGAAACGATCCGGTTCTGCCGAACGCCTGAGGCCCTCACCCACTCGACATCCCGCCTGGTGGCCTGTTTTTCCTCGGACCCGCAAGTGATCCAACAGTGCTGCGATCTGCTGGCAAAACTGATGACCAAAGACGGCTTTACGGTGGGGCTGGCCAGCGAAGCGCTGGGACGGTTTTTGCAATATTTGCCGTTGTTTTTCATGTGTGAAGGAAATGGCGGGGCTAAGGAAAGGATGGTTGTTGGTTTAGCAAAGCTGATTCAAAg TCTACCAAACCGTTCTGACCACATGGTTTCGAAGGACATGAAGAAGATGATCGCTACCAGTTACAGCTGGCTTCGCAATAGAACCAGCTCGTACACCGATGTTCTCGACCTGTCTCGCTTCGCCGATTGTCTACTCGAGACCTACCTGGGCGTCAACCCGATGCCCAAACAGTACTGGATCGAACTGCAGCTGGAGTTGATCTACGGTACGATCTTCGATCGTCTTCTACCCGATAGCCGTCCCGTCATCGTCGAATTCTTTCTGACCGTTTTGTACGGATTCTTGCGACGCGAGTTGGACCTCGATGTGAAGCTTGCCATTCTACGGGTTTTGCTGCAACGTGGAGAAGGACTTCACGGAACACTGACCACGTTCTACCGGAAGACTGCTGGCAGTGGCGATCTTCAATTTTCTCGATTCAAGGTGATCGTGACTGAAATTTTAACCCATCTGGTTTGGCGTTACGAGCAAGGTTCTTCGAACGAGCAATTTCTAGATTTGAAATCGAAGCTCGACAAAATCGTGCAGGACGTCGATTGGTCGGAGTTGATTGCCGGGAAGTACCGAATCTGCCAGCTTCCGGTGGCCAAGCTCACCAAAGCGAATCTCTGGATCATCATGCTGGTACAGTACTTCGAAGCGGAACTGGCGGAAGATCGAATGGGAACGGAAGAAACGTTCGACTATGTGACCAACCTGGGCACACTGGTGAGCGTTTGCTTCCTGAAGCAGTTCCAGTTGCCGGcgtttttgatcaaatttgtgcTGGAGGCTGTTGCG aaatgCCACAACCACACCCTGTACAAGAACAACGAACTGGTGTACAACAATCAGTTGCGCCAGCTGGTCCCATCGACCAATTTCAAAGCCGTTTTGGACTCCTCCCGACCAGCATTCCCCGACTTCGCTGGTTCCACCAACAGGCCATCTTCCCGTACAAGACGGAATTCCAACGTCACCAACGCTTCGAAGCGCTCCAGGAACGGCTCCTCCCGGAATATCTGCTAA